From the Megalopta genalis isolate 19385.01 chromosome 13, iyMegGena1_principal, whole genome shotgun sequence genome, one window contains:
- the LOC117224283 gene encoding osmotic avoidance abnormal protein 3 isoform X1, translating to MSESVKVAVRCRPMNARELQQGCRNVITTDAVTKCCTLEAAGSGKVYQFDAAFGPEATTESVYENVGSVIVEALLDGYNGTVFAYGQTGCGKSHTMRGFIERALDHIFEATSTASSDMRYLALLSYLEIYNEKLRDLLQDGNSDLLMLKEDPSRGTYVAGGLREVTVKDAVECARLVEQGDKRRALAATKMNAASSRSHAVLTLSLETLAINDGSQTENTVKRGRLHLVDLAGSERQARTGASGDRLKEAASINLSLSALGNVISALAAGHGRHVPYRDSKLTRLLRDSLGGNARTLMIACVSPSDVDSEETLSTLRYAARARCIKNKPVVNEDPKDALLRQYQLELQRLRSLLESSDQSTLKEIPVQPEKVDEEETRQVGYLEEVERLKKECEHSNLSAQRLREELEALKSRSEGIGLNGIPSKPVSQVPIDEQDREREERRKKKREAAMQEVLKRLEKLTIGGEEQGNAELRRRREKRRKKLETLASVLESGAQEGNGSVFQVYGQLRTTEDALKRMAKRVKQLEAEAADLQASWDAERRDLLRRELLTSQICDAMVPHLRPGCPFRDVAAVRSMATWCDELGRWRLPDTSPHIPLPPPSLVHKDNAQYSIPPSKPDLNNNSNGKDIEDEIGNEADNEESSEQEETKKMDIADTYFRRNRIDKLLAHVKAAKTFDSSSRISRSGGSEETIPMGASYLQLNALNLQSSAPVIGDMDAYRPTPRLPLSRFGRPSWMLEDASMTRGLYPTAVKRNPPRILEALPSYPQGTNGGIKFGNKPVVPERITDKLSTRLIQNEASENRPALVGHARSPTY from the exons ATGAGCGAGTCCGTGAAAGTGGCTGTGAGATGTCGGCCAATGAACGCGCGGGAACTGCAACAGGGATGCAGG AACGTGATAACGACCGACGCGGTGACGAAATGCTGCACCTTGGAGGCCGCCGGAAGCGGCAAGGTGTACCAGTTCGACGCGGCGTTCGGCCCGGAGGCCACCACCGAGTCCGTATACGAGAACGTGGGCTCGGTGATAGTGGAGGCCCTGCTCGACGGTTACAATGGCACGGTGTTCGCCTACGGGCAAACCGGCTGCGGGAAATCGCACACGATGCGTGGCTTCATCGAGCGCGCGCTGGACCACATCTTCGAGGCAACGTCGACGGCCAGCTCGGACATGAGGTACCTGGCTCTGCTTAGCTACCTGGAGATCTACAACGAAAAGTTACGGGATTTGTTGCAAGATGGGAACAGCGATCTGCTGATGCTGAAGGAAGACCCGAGCCGCGGGACTTACGTGGCCGGCGGGCTGAGAGAGGTCACGGTCAAGGACGCGGTGGAATGCGCCCGGTTGGTGGAGCAGGGCGACAAGAGACGGGCCCTGGCGGCCACCAAGATGAACGCCGCTAGCTCGAGGAGCCACGCGGTCCTGACGCTGTCCTTGGAGACGCTGGCCATCAACGATGGCAGCCAGACGGAGAACACGGTGAAAAGAGGCAGGCTTCACCTGGTGGATTTAGCGGGGTCTGAGAGGCAGGCCAGGACCGGGGCCAGCGGAGACAGGCTGAAGGAGGCAGCCAGCATCAATCTCAGCTTGTCCGCGCTGGGGAACGTCATCAGCGCGCTTGCTGCTGGACACGGGCGTCACGTGCCCTACAG GGACAGCAAGCTGACCAGGCTGCTAAGGGACAGCCTCGGCGGCAACGCCAGGACCTTGATGATCGCCTGCGTGAGCCCCAGCGACGTAGATTCCGAGGAGACTCTGAGCACGTTGCGATACGCGGCCAGGGCCAGATGCATCAAGAACAAGCCGGTGGTGAACGAGGACCCCAAAGACGCGCTGCTGAGACAGTACCAGTTGGAGCTGCAGCGTCTTCGTTCCCTGTTGGAATCGAGCGATCAGTCCACGTTGAAAGAGATCCCTGTCCAGCCGGAGAAAGTGGACGAGGAGGAGACCAGGCAGGTGGGATACCTGGAGGAAGTTGAAAGGCTGAAGAAGGAGTGCGAGCATTCGAACCTGTCGGCTCAGAGGCTCCGGGAGGAGCTGGAGGCTCTGAAGTCGCGCTCCGAGGGGATCGGGCTGAACGGGATACCTTCCAAGCCAGTCTCCCAGGTGCCGATCGACGAACAGGACCGAGAGCGAGAGGAGAGGCGGAAGAAGAAGCGGGAGGCGGCTATGCAGGAGGTGCTGAAGAGGTTGGAGAAGTTGACGATTGGGGGAGAAGAGCAAGGGAACGCGGAGCTGAGGAGAAGGCGAGAGAAGAGGAGGAAAAAGCTGGAGACTCTTGCTTCGGTCTTGGAGTCCGGCGCTCAAGAGGGCAACGGCAGTGTCTTCCAAGTCTACGGGCAACTTAG GACCACAGAGGACGCCCTCAAGAGGATGGCGAAAAGGGTGAAGCAACTGGAGGCAGAGGCAGCCGACCTCCAAGCCTCGTGGGACGCGGAACGCCGGGACCTTCTTCGCAGAGAGCTGCTGACGTCCCAAATATGCGACGCCATGGTGCCCCATCTTCGACCCGGTTGTCCCTTTCGCGATGTCGCTGCTGTAAGATCGATGGCCACCTGGTGCGACGAGCTGGGTCGCTGGCGGCTGCCAGACACCTCGCCGCATATCCCTCTTCCGCCGCCATCGTTGGTTCACAAGGACAACGCGCAGTACTCCATACCGCCTTCCAAACCTGATCTCAACAACAATAGCAACGGCAAAGACATCGAAGACGAGATTGGCAACGAGGCTGACAACGAAGAAAGCAGCGAGCAAGAGGAGACTAAGAAAATGGACATCGCTGATACTTACTTCCGCAGGAACAGGATTGACAAGCTGCTGGCTCATGTTAAGGCAGCCAAGACTTTCG ACTCCAGCAGTCGAATCAGCAGATCCGGTGGCTCCGAGGAAACGATACCAATGGGTGCCAGTTACCTGCAACTGAACGCCCTGAATCTGCAAAGTAGTGCACCGGTGATCGGCGACATGGATGCCTACAGGCCAACTCCGCGTCTGCCACTGAGTCGGTTTGGAAGACCAAGTTGGATGTTAGAGGACGCCTCGATGACCAGGGGTCTCTATCCGACGGCGGTGAAAAGGAATCCTCCTAGAATACTGGAGGCTTTGCCTTCGTACCCGCAAGGCACAAACGGAGGGATCAAGTTCGGGAACAAGCCTGTTGTGCCAGAGAGAATAACCGACAAGTTGTCGACGAGGTTGATCCAGAACGAAGCTAGTGAAAACCGACCCGCTTTGGTCGGACATGCGAGGTCTCCTACGTATTGA
- the LOC117224283 gene encoding osmotic avoidance abnormal protein 3 isoform X2 — MRGFIERALDHIFEATSTASSDMRYLALLSYLEIYNEKLRDLLQDGNSDLLMLKEDPSRGTYVAGGLREVTVKDAVECARLVEQGDKRRALAATKMNAASSRSHAVLTLSLETLAINDGSQTENTVKRGRLHLVDLAGSERQARTGASGDRLKEAASINLSLSALGNVISALAAGHGRHVPYRDSKLTRLLRDSLGGNARTLMIACVSPSDVDSEETLSTLRYAARARCIKNKPVVNEDPKDALLRQYQLELQRLRSLLESSDQSTLKEIPVQPEKVDEEETRQVGYLEEVERLKKECEHSNLSAQRLREELEALKSRSEGIGLNGIPSKPVSQVPIDEQDREREERRKKKREAAMQEVLKRLEKLTIGGEEQGNAELRRRREKRRKKLETLASVLESGAQEGNGSVFQVYGQLRTTEDALKRMAKRVKQLEAEAADLQASWDAERRDLLRRELLTSQICDAMVPHLRPGCPFRDVAAVRSMATWCDELGRWRLPDTSPHIPLPPPSLVHKDNAQYSIPPSKPDLNNNSNGKDIEDEIGNEADNEESSEQEETKKMDIADTYFRRNRIDKLLAHVKAAKTFDSSSRISRSGGSEETIPMGASYLQLNALNLQSSAPVIGDMDAYRPTPRLPLSRFGRPSWMLEDASMTRGLYPTAVKRNPPRILEALPSYPQGTNGGIKFGNKPVVPERITDKLSTRLIQNEASENRPALVGHARSPTY, encoded by the exons ATGCGTGGCTTCATCGAGCGCGCGCTGGACCACATCTTCGAGGCAACGTCGACGGCCAGCTCGGACATGAGGTACCTGGCTCTGCTTAGCTACCTGGAGATCTACAACGAAAAGTTACGGGATTTGTTGCAAGATGGGAACAGCGATCTGCTGATGCTGAAGGAAGACCCGAGCCGCGGGACTTACGTGGCCGGCGGGCTGAGAGAGGTCACGGTCAAGGACGCGGTGGAATGCGCCCGGTTGGTGGAGCAGGGCGACAAGAGACGGGCCCTGGCGGCCACCAAGATGAACGCCGCTAGCTCGAGGAGCCACGCGGTCCTGACGCTGTCCTTGGAGACGCTGGCCATCAACGATGGCAGCCAGACGGAGAACACGGTGAAAAGAGGCAGGCTTCACCTGGTGGATTTAGCGGGGTCTGAGAGGCAGGCCAGGACCGGGGCCAGCGGAGACAGGCTGAAGGAGGCAGCCAGCATCAATCTCAGCTTGTCCGCGCTGGGGAACGTCATCAGCGCGCTTGCTGCTGGACACGGGCGTCACGTGCCCTACAG GGACAGCAAGCTGACCAGGCTGCTAAGGGACAGCCTCGGCGGCAACGCCAGGACCTTGATGATCGCCTGCGTGAGCCCCAGCGACGTAGATTCCGAGGAGACTCTGAGCACGTTGCGATACGCGGCCAGGGCCAGATGCATCAAGAACAAGCCGGTGGTGAACGAGGACCCCAAAGACGCGCTGCTGAGACAGTACCAGTTGGAGCTGCAGCGTCTTCGTTCCCTGTTGGAATCGAGCGATCAGTCCACGTTGAAAGAGATCCCTGTCCAGCCGGAGAAAGTGGACGAGGAGGAGACCAGGCAGGTGGGATACCTGGAGGAAGTTGAAAGGCTGAAGAAGGAGTGCGAGCATTCGAACCTGTCGGCTCAGAGGCTCCGGGAGGAGCTGGAGGCTCTGAAGTCGCGCTCCGAGGGGATCGGGCTGAACGGGATACCTTCCAAGCCAGTCTCCCAGGTGCCGATCGACGAACAGGACCGAGAGCGAGAGGAGAGGCGGAAGAAGAAGCGGGAGGCGGCTATGCAGGAGGTGCTGAAGAGGTTGGAGAAGTTGACGATTGGGGGAGAAGAGCAAGGGAACGCGGAGCTGAGGAGAAGGCGAGAGAAGAGGAGGAAAAAGCTGGAGACTCTTGCTTCGGTCTTGGAGTCCGGCGCTCAAGAGGGCAACGGCAGTGTCTTCCAAGTCTACGGGCAACTTAG GACCACAGAGGACGCCCTCAAGAGGATGGCGAAAAGGGTGAAGCAACTGGAGGCAGAGGCAGCCGACCTCCAAGCCTCGTGGGACGCGGAACGCCGGGACCTTCTTCGCAGAGAGCTGCTGACGTCCCAAATATGCGACGCCATGGTGCCCCATCTTCGACCCGGTTGTCCCTTTCGCGATGTCGCTGCTGTAAGATCGATGGCCACCTGGTGCGACGAGCTGGGTCGCTGGCGGCTGCCAGACACCTCGCCGCATATCCCTCTTCCGCCGCCATCGTTGGTTCACAAGGACAACGCGCAGTACTCCATACCGCCTTCCAAACCTGATCTCAACAACAATAGCAACGGCAAAGACATCGAAGACGAGATTGGCAACGAGGCTGACAACGAAGAAAGCAGCGAGCAAGAGGAGACTAAGAAAATGGACATCGCTGATACTTACTTCCGCAGGAACAGGATTGACAAGCTGCTGGCTCATGTTAAGGCAGCCAAGACTTTCG ACTCCAGCAGTCGAATCAGCAGATCCGGTGGCTCCGAGGAAACGATACCAATGGGTGCCAGTTACCTGCAACTGAACGCCCTGAATCTGCAAAGTAGTGCACCGGTGATCGGCGACATGGATGCCTACAGGCCAACTCCGCGTCTGCCACTGAGTCGGTTTGGAAGACCAAGTTGGATGTTAGAGGACGCCTCGATGACCAGGGGTCTCTATCCGACGGCGGTGAAAAGGAATCCTCCTAGAATACTGGAGGCTTTGCCTTCGTACCCGCAAGGCACAAACGGAGGGATCAAGTTCGGGAACAAGCCTGTTGTGCCAGAGAGAATAACCGACAAGTTGTCGACGAGGTTGATCCAGAACGAAGCTAGTGAAAACCGACCCGCTTTGGTCGGACATGCGAGGTCTCCTACGTATTGA
- the LOC117224283 gene encoding osmotic avoidance abnormal protein 3 isoform X3, with protein MLKEDPSRGTYVAGGLREVTVKDAVECARLVEQGDKRRALAATKMNAASSRSHAVLTLSLETLAINDGSQTENTVKRGRLHLVDLAGSERQARTGASGDRLKEAASINLSLSALGNVISALAAGHGRHVPYRDSKLTRLLRDSLGGNARTLMIACVSPSDVDSEETLSTLRYAARARCIKNKPVVNEDPKDALLRQYQLELQRLRSLLESSDQSTLKEIPVQPEKVDEEETRQVGYLEEVERLKKECEHSNLSAQRLREELEALKSRSEGIGLNGIPSKPVSQVPIDEQDREREERRKKKREAAMQEVLKRLEKLTIGGEEQGNAELRRRREKRRKKLETLASVLESGAQEGNGSVFQVYGQLRTTEDALKRMAKRVKQLEAEAADLQASWDAERRDLLRRELLTSQICDAMVPHLRPGCPFRDVAAVRSMATWCDELGRWRLPDTSPHIPLPPPSLVHKDNAQYSIPPSKPDLNNNSNGKDIEDEIGNEADNEESSEQEETKKMDIADTYFRRNRIDKLLAHVKAAKTFDSSSRISRSGGSEETIPMGASYLQLNALNLQSSAPVIGDMDAYRPTPRLPLSRFGRPSWMLEDASMTRGLYPTAVKRNPPRILEALPSYPQGTNGGIKFGNKPVVPERITDKLSTRLIQNEASENRPALVGHARSPTY; from the exons ATGCTGAAGGAAGACCCGAGCCGCGGGACTTACGTGGCCGGCGGGCTGAGAGAGGTCACGGTCAAGGACGCGGTGGAATGCGCCCGGTTGGTGGAGCAGGGCGACAAGAGACGGGCCCTGGCGGCCACCAAGATGAACGCCGCTAGCTCGAGGAGCCACGCGGTCCTGACGCTGTCCTTGGAGACGCTGGCCATCAACGATGGCAGCCAGACGGAGAACACGGTGAAAAGAGGCAGGCTTCACCTGGTGGATTTAGCGGGGTCTGAGAGGCAGGCCAGGACCGGGGCCAGCGGAGACAGGCTGAAGGAGGCAGCCAGCATCAATCTCAGCTTGTCCGCGCTGGGGAACGTCATCAGCGCGCTTGCTGCTGGACACGGGCGTCACGTGCCCTACAG GGACAGCAAGCTGACCAGGCTGCTAAGGGACAGCCTCGGCGGCAACGCCAGGACCTTGATGATCGCCTGCGTGAGCCCCAGCGACGTAGATTCCGAGGAGACTCTGAGCACGTTGCGATACGCGGCCAGGGCCAGATGCATCAAGAACAAGCCGGTGGTGAACGAGGACCCCAAAGACGCGCTGCTGAGACAGTACCAGTTGGAGCTGCAGCGTCTTCGTTCCCTGTTGGAATCGAGCGATCAGTCCACGTTGAAAGAGATCCCTGTCCAGCCGGAGAAAGTGGACGAGGAGGAGACCAGGCAGGTGGGATACCTGGAGGAAGTTGAAAGGCTGAAGAAGGAGTGCGAGCATTCGAACCTGTCGGCTCAGAGGCTCCGGGAGGAGCTGGAGGCTCTGAAGTCGCGCTCCGAGGGGATCGGGCTGAACGGGATACCTTCCAAGCCAGTCTCCCAGGTGCCGATCGACGAACAGGACCGAGAGCGAGAGGAGAGGCGGAAGAAGAAGCGGGAGGCGGCTATGCAGGAGGTGCTGAAGAGGTTGGAGAAGTTGACGATTGGGGGAGAAGAGCAAGGGAACGCGGAGCTGAGGAGAAGGCGAGAGAAGAGGAGGAAAAAGCTGGAGACTCTTGCTTCGGTCTTGGAGTCCGGCGCTCAAGAGGGCAACGGCAGTGTCTTCCAAGTCTACGGGCAACTTAG GACCACAGAGGACGCCCTCAAGAGGATGGCGAAAAGGGTGAAGCAACTGGAGGCAGAGGCAGCCGACCTCCAAGCCTCGTGGGACGCGGAACGCCGGGACCTTCTTCGCAGAGAGCTGCTGACGTCCCAAATATGCGACGCCATGGTGCCCCATCTTCGACCCGGTTGTCCCTTTCGCGATGTCGCTGCTGTAAGATCGATGGCCACCTGGTGCGACGAGCTGGGTCGCTGGCGGCTGCCAGACACCTCGCCGCATATCCCTCTTCCGCCGCCATCGTTGGTTCACAAGGACAACGCGCAGTACTCCATACCGCCTTCCAAACCTGATCTCAACAACAATAGCAACGGCAAAGACATCGAAGACGAGATTGGCAACGAGGCTGACAACGAAGAAAGCAGCGAGCAAGAGGAGACTAAGAAAATGGACATCGCTGATACTTACTTCCGCAGGAACAGGATTGACAAGCTGCTGGCTCATGTTAAGGCAGCCAAGACTTTCG ACTCCAGCAGTCGAATCAGCAGATCCGGTGGCTCCGAGGAAACGATACCAATGGGTGCCAGTTACCTGCAACTGAACGCCCTGAATCTGCAAAGTAGTGCACCGGTGATCGGCGACATGGATGCCTACAGGCCAACTCCGCGTCTGCCACTGAGTCGGTTTGGAAGACCAAGTTGGATGTTAGAGGACGCCTCGATGACCAGGGGTCTCTATCCGACGGCGGTGAAAAGGAATCCTCCTAGAATACTGGAGGCTTTGCCTTCGTACCCGCAAGGCACAAACGGAGGGATCAAGTTCGGGAACAAGCCTGTTGTGCCAGAGAGAATAACCGACAAGTTGTCGACGAGGTTGATCCAGAACGAAGCTAGTGAAAACCGACCCGCTTTGGTCGGACATGCGAGGTCTCCTACGTATTGA